In Prosthecomicrobium sp. N25, one DNA window encodes the following:
- a CDS encoding MFS transporter, protein MFRTQAAGFDDSYAWFRLAVALVLSTIGGVGMWSVVLVLPAVQAEFGVARGAASFPYTMTMAGFAIGGVLMGRLIDRYGIVRPVMGGIVSLATGYVLSGFAGTLWQFAAIQGLLIGFGSSATFGPLLADVSMFFRARRGLAVALCASGNYLAGTFWPPVIQHFMAGSGWRSTQIGIGLFCLATMLPLALLLRPKPPEQPAPTGALSAAGRLSALGLSAGQMQALLVAAGLACCVAMSMPQVHIVAYCVDLGYGMARGAEMLSLMLGLGIVSRIASGFVADRIGGVATLMIGSVMQGVALVLYLFSDGLTSLYVVSAVFGLFQGGIVPSYAIIVREYFPAGEAGSRVGLVLMATLVGMAFGGWLSGAIYDLTGSYAAAFLNGIGWNLANVAIAAFILTRGRPGRLATA, encoded by the coding sequence ATGTTCCGCACCCAGGCCGCCGGCTTCGACGACAGCTATGCCTGGTTCAGGCTGGCGGTCGCGCTCGTTCTGTCGACGATCGGCGGGGTCGGGATGTGGTCGGTCGTCCTGGTGTTGCCGGCGGTCCAGGCCGAGTTCGGCGTCGCGCGTGGGGCCGCCTCCTTCCCCTACACCATGACCATGGCGGGCTTCGCCATCGGCGGCGTGCTGATGGGGCGGCTGATCGACCGCTACGGGATCGTCCGCCCGGTCATGGGCGGCATCGTCAGCCTGGCGACCGGCTACGTGCTGTCGGGCTTCGCCGGGACGCTGTGGCAGTTCGCGGCGATCCAGGGCCTCCTGATCGGATTCGGCAGTTCGGCGACGTTCGGGCCGCTGCTCGCGGACGTGTCGATGTTCTTCCGTGCGCGGCGCGGCCTCGCGGTCGCGCTCTGCGCCTCGGGCAACTACCTGGCGGGCACCTTCTGGCCTCCGGTCATCCAGCATTTCATGGCGGGTTCGGGCTGGCGGTCGACGCAGATCGGCATCGGGCTCTTCTGCCTTGCCACCATGCTGCCGCTGGCGCTCCTGCTGCGGCCGAAGCCGCCCGAACAGCCGGCGCCGACCGGCGCGCTCTCGGCCGCGGGGCGCCTCTCGGCGCTGGGGCTCTCGGCCGGGCAGATGCAGGCCTTGCTCGTCGCCGCCGGGCTCGCCTGCTGCGTGGCGATGTCGATGCCGCAGGTGCACATCGTCGCCTACTGCGTCGACCTCGGCTACGGGATGGCGCGCGGGGCGGAGATGCTGTCGCTGATGCTCGGGCTGGGGATCGTCAGCCGGATCGCCTCGGGTTTCGTCGCGGACAGGATCGGCGGGGTGGCGACCCTGATGATCGGCTCGGTCATGCAGGGCGTCGCCCTCGTGCTCTACCTCTTCTCGGACGGGCTCACGTCGCTCTACGTGGTGTCGGCGGTGTTCGGGCTCTTCCAGGGCGGCATCGTGCCGAGCTACGCCATCATCGTGCGGGAGTATTTCCCGGCCGGCGAAGCCGGGTCGCGGGTCGGCCTCGTCCTGATGGCGACGCTGGTCGGCATGGCCTTCGGCGGCTGGCTGTCGGGGGCGATCTACGACCTCACCGGCAGCTACGCGGCGGCGTTCCTGAACGGGATCGGCTGGAACCTCGCCAACGTGGCCATCGCCGCCTTCATCCTGACGCGCGGGCGGCCCGGGCGGCTCGCCACCGCCTGA
- a CDS encoding acetyl/propionyl/methylcrotonyl-CoA carboxylase subunit alpha: MFKKILIANRGEIACRVMKTARRMGIRTVAVYSDADRDAVHVEMADEAIHIGPPQAAQSYLLIDKIVQACLDTGAEAVHPGYGFLSERAAFPVALAEKGIVFIGPNPRAIEAMGDKIESKKFANAAKVSTVPGHLGTIESTDHAVEIARQIGYPVMIKASAGGGGKGMRIAWNDAECREGFTLSRNEAAASFGDDRVFVEKFIVDPRHIEIQVLGDKHGNVVYLGERECSIQRRNQKVIEEAPSPLLDEATRRAMGEQSVALAKAVNYDSAGTVEFVADQNRNFYFLEMNTRLQVEHPVTELVTGIDLVEQMIRVAAGEELSIRQKDVTLTGWAVESRIYAEDPFRNFLPSIGRLVRYRPPEEGSDGEITVRNDTGVVEGSEISMFYDPMIAKLVTHGPTRLEAIEAQSDALDAFVIDGIQHNIPFLTSLHHHPRWREGRLSTGFIREEYPDGFGVRAVDEAAKPLLAAAAVAMEVIRQDRLEALPGRFRPATGEVRRDWLVKLDKDYIPVSVTEGFASVPLELDMVIGDAETAVSVVSRWQPGEALWTGQVGHREVTIQVRPVPNGAELRYRGISCIAKAMTPRIARLDRLMPEKAPPDTSRFLLCPMPGLVVSIEVAEGQEVKAGETLAVVEAMKMQNVLRAERDLTVKAVKAKPGDSLAVDAVIMEFA; this comes from the coding sequence ATGTTCAAGAAGATCCTGATCGCCAACCGCGGCGAGATCGCCTGCCGGGTCATGAAGACCGCCAGGCGGATGGGCATCCGCACCGTCGCGGTCTATTCGGACGCCGATCGGGACGCCGTGCATGTCGAGATGGCCGACGAGGCGATCCACATCGGCCCGCCCCAGGCCGCCCAGTCCTACCTGCTGATCGACAAGATCGTGCAGGCCTGCCTCGACACCGGCGCCGAGGCCGTCCACCCAGGCTACGGCTTCCTTTCCGAGCGCGCCGCCTTCCCGGTGGCGTTGGCCGAAAAGGGCATCGTCTTCATCGGCCCGAACCCGCGCGCCATCGAGGCGATGGGCGACAAGATCGAATCGAAGAAGTTCGCCAACGCCGCAAAGGTGTCGACCGTGCCCGGCCACCTCGGCACCATCGAGAGCACCGACCACGCCGTCGAGATCGCCCGCCAGATCGGCTACCCGGTGATGATCAAGGCCTCGGCCGGCGGCGGCGGCAAGGGCATGCGGATCGCCTGGAACGACGCGGAGTGTCGCGAGGGCTTCACGCTGTCCCGCAACGAGGCGGCGGCGAGCTTCGGCGACGACCGCGTCTTCGTCGAAAAGTTTATCGTCGACCCGCGCCACATCGAGATCCAGGTGCTCGGCGACAAGCACGGCAACGTCGTCTACCTCGGCGAACGCGAGTGCTCGATCCAGCGCCGGAATCAGAAGGTCATCGAGGAGGCCCCGTCGCCGCTCCTCGACGAGGCGACCCGCCGCGCCATGGGCGAGCAGTCGGTCGCCCTCGCCAAGGCCGTGAACTACGACAGCGCCGGCACCGTCGAGTTCGTCGCCGACCAGAACCGGAACTTCTACTTCCTGGAAATGAACACGCGCCTCCAGGTCGAGCACCCCGTCACCGAGCTCGTCACCGGCATCGACCTCGTCGAGCAGATGATCCGTGTCGCCGCCGGCGAGGAACTGTCGATCCGGCAGAAGGACGTGACCCTCACCGGCTGGGCGGTGGAGAGCCGCATCTACGCCGAGGATCCCTTCCGCAACTTCCTGCCCTCCATCGGCCGTCTGGTCCGCTACCGGCCGCCGGAGGAGGGCTCGGACGGCGAGATCACGGTCCGCAACGACACCGGCGTCGTCGAGGGCTCCGAGATCTCCATGTTCTACGACCCGATGATCGCCAAGCTGGTGACCCACGGCCCGACCCGCCTGGAGGCCATCGAGGCGCAGTCCGACGCCCTCGACGCCTTCGTGATCGACGGCATCCAGCACAACATCCCCTTCCTGACGTCGCTTCACCACCATCCGCGCTGGCGCGAGGGGCGGCTGTCCACCGGCTTCATCCGCGAGGAATACCCGGACGGCTTCGGCGTCCGCGCCGTCGACGAAGCCGCCAAGCCGCTCCTGGCGGCCGCGGCGGTCGCCATGGAGGTCATCCGCCAGGACCGCCTGGAAGCGCTCCCCGGCCGCTTCCGCCCGGCCACCGGCGAGGTCCGCCGCGACTGGCTGGTCAAGCTCGACAAGGACTACATCCCCGTCTCCGTCACCGAGGGCTTCGCCTCCGTGCCGCTCGAACTCGACATGGTGATCGGCGACGCCGAGACGGCCGTCAGCGTCGTCTCCCGCTGGCAGCCGGGCGAGGCCCTGTGGACCGGCCAGGTCGGCCACCGCGAGGTGACCATCCAGGTCCGTCCCGTCCCCAACGGCGCGGAACTGCGCTACCGCGGCATCTCCTGCATCGCCAAGGCCATGACGCCGCGCATCGCCCGCCTCGACAGGCTGATGCCCGAGAAGGCGCCGCCGGACACCTCCCGCTTCCTCCTCTGCCCCATGCCCGGGCTGGTCGTCTCCATCGAGGTCGCCGAGGGGCAGGAGGTCAAGGCCGGCGAGACGCTCGCCGTGGTCGAGGCCATGAAGATGCAGAACGTGCTCCGCGCCGAGCGCGACCTGACCGTCAAGGCCGTCAAGGCGAAGCCTGGCGACAGCCTGGCTGTCGACGCGGTGATCATGGAATTCGCCTGA
- a CDS encoding extensin-like domain-containing protein yields the protein MRSVAKVMAAGLIGLGAAVWTVEPAGAQSVVRRLGQDLGLVPPDKPARKAPRRPRAAPRPTVAAPASPAPQAKPETRTQAAIPGAPRPKPDETPDRPPEPAGLPAAPQAKPAQAPPQPEAGQSPAAPEGGKEPDATRPVPPPPPPPPEPIVLTDGEAQACLARLAALGVEAKPLPPIEADNGCSVPAPLEVRSVGAGIALAPPAVTVCPMAEALALWARDVAAESEAAFETRPKSLSIGTSYQCRPRNGRSGAKLSEHGIANGVDIAGIRLESGPAFDVARVADEDDGPTARFARAVRARACVHFTTVLGPGTDPSHETHLHLDLARRRNGYRICQ from the coding sequence ATGCGCAGCGTGGCGAAGGTGATGGCCGCCGGCCTGATCGGGCTCGGGGCGGCGGTCTGGACGGTGGAGCCGGCCGGCGCGCAGTCCGTGGTGCGCCGCCTGGGGCAGGACCTCGGCCTCGTGCCGCCCGACAAGCCCGCCCGCAAGGCGCCCCGCCGCCCGCGCGCCGCGCCCCGCCCGACCGTTGCGGCCCCGGCGTCCCCGGCGCCGCAGGCGAAGCCGGAGACGAGAACCCAGGCCGCGATCCCGGGCGCGCCAAGACCGAAGCCCGACGAGACGCCGGACCGGCCGCCCGAGCCCGCCGGGTTGCCCGCCGCGCCACAGGCCAAGCCCGCACAGGCGCCCCCCCAGCCGGAGGCCGGCCAGTCTCCGGCGGCGCCGGAGGGCGGCAAGGAACCCGACGCGACGCGTCCGGTCCCGCCGCCACCCCCGCCACCGCCCGAGCCGATCGTCCTCACCGACGGGGAGGCGCAGGCCTGCCTGGCGCGGCTCGCGGCCCTCGGGGTGGAGGCGAAGCCCTTGCCCCCGATCGAGGCGGACAACGGCTGCAGCGTGCCGGCGCCGCTGGAGGTCCGCTCGGTGGGCGCCGGGATCGCCCTCGCGCCGCCAGCCGTCACGGTCTGCCCCATGGCCGAGGCGCTCGCCCTCTGGGCCCGCGACGTCGCCGCGGAATCGGAAGCCGCCTTCGAGACGCGCCCGAAGTCGCTCTCCATCGGGACGTCCTACCAGTGCCGGCCGCGCAACGGCCGGTCCGGCGCCAAGCTGAGCGAGCACGGCATCGCCAACGGCGTCGACATCGCCGGCATCCGTCTGGAGAGCGGGCCGGCCTTCGACGTGGCGCGCGTCGCCGACGAGGACGACGGCCCGACGGCCCGATTCGCCCGCGCCGTCCGGGCGCGCGCCTGCGTCCATTTCACCACCGTCCTCGGGCCGGGGACGGACCCGTCCCACGAGACCCACCTTCACCTCGACCTCGCCCGGCGGCGCAACGGCTATCGGATCTGCCAGTGA
- a CDS encoding sigma-70 family RNA polymerase sigma factor: protein MSIETELAALVAKAQAGDRTAYESLLKRLAADLRGHVRRLLSRAGPGQAADAEDVLQEILIAVHTRLHTYDPSRPASAWVHAIARHKVIDHLRAGARSRGAVPLEAIEEVVAAPAGAPGADFDAARVLAALPGPLRAPFAAVKLEGHSIAEAAAAHGMTETALKVAIHRGMRRLSAIFAG, encoded by the coding sequence ATGTCCATCGAAACCGAACTCGCGGCGCTGGTCGCGAAGGCGCAGGCGGGCGATCGCACCGCCTACGAGAGCCTGCTGAAGAGGCTCGCCGCCGATCTGCGCGGCCACGTCCGCCGTCTCCTCTCCCGTGCCGGCCCCGGCCAGGCCGCGGACGCGGAGGACGTCTTGCAGGAGATCCTCATCGCGGTGCACACGCGCCTGCACACCTACGATCCGTCGCGCCCGGCATCGGCCTGGGTCCACGCCATCGCCCGCCACAAGGTGATCGATCACCTGCGCGCCGGCGCCCGTTCCCGCGGCGCGGTTCCGCTCGAGGCCATCGAGGAGGTCGTCGCTGCCCCGGCGGGCGCCCCCGGGGCCGACTTCGACGCCGCCCGGGTGCTGGCGGCCCTGCCGGGGCCCCTGCGGGCGCCCTTCGCCGCGGTCAAGCTCGAAGGGCACTCCATCGCCGAGGCCGCCGCCGCTCACGGCATGACCGAGACGGCCCTGAAGGTCGCCATCCACCGCGGCATGCGCCGCCTTTCGGCGATCTTCGCCGGATGA
- a CDS encoding amidohydrolase family protein, with product MPDFSIVDAHVHLYDPARLSYPWMASVPAIDRRMLPADYDAARAPVEVDRMVFVEVAVAPGAHLDEARFVRDLAEGETRIAGVVAHAPVEKGRAVEEDLDALMDLGRLRGIRRLIQDEPDAGIVLAPDFLEGVRSLAAHDLTFDLCIRHWQLPEAIELVRRCPEVRFVLDHIAKPGIAEGLREPWAAQIAELARLPNVVCKVSGVITEAGPAWTVASLRPYVEHVIECFGFARCLYGSDWPVSELSHRYVQWVEALDAILAGTPEADLRRFWRETAIRTYGLT from the coding sequence ATGCCGGATTTCTCGATCGTCGACGCCCATGTCCACCTCTACGATCCGGCCCGGCTCTCCTATCCGTGGATGGCTTCCGTCCCGGCCATCGACCGCCGCATGCTGCCGGCCGACTACGACGCCGCCCGCGCACCCGTCGAGGTCGACCGCATGGTCTTCGTCGAGGTGGCGGTCGCCCCGGGCGCGCATCTCGACGAGGCCCGCTTCGTGCGCGACCTCGCCGAGGGCGAGACGCGGATCGCGGGCGTGGTCGCCCATGCGCCGGTCGAGAAGGGCAGGGCGGTCGAGGAGGACCTTGACGCGCTCATGGACCTCGGCCGGCTGCGCGGGATCCGCCGCCTGATCCAGGACGAGCCCGACGCCGGGATCGTCCTCGCGCCGGACTTCCTGGAGGGTGTCCGGTCGCTCGCGGCCCACGACCTGACCTTCGACCTCTGCATCCGTCACTGGCAACTCCCGGAGGCGATCGAGCTCGTCCGCCGCTGCCCGGAGGTGCGCTTCGTCCTCGACCACATCGCCAAGCCCGGCATCGCGGAGGGCCTGCGGGAGCCCTGGGCCGCGCAGATCGCCGAACTCGCCCGCCTGCCCAACGTGGTCTGCAAGGTCTCCGGCGTGATCACCGAGGCCGGCCCGGCCTGGACCGTCGCGAGCCTCAGGCCCTACGTCGAGCACGTGATCGAGTGCTTCGGTTTCGCCCGCTGTCTCTACGGCAGCGACTGGCCGGTCAGCGAGCTGTCGCACCGCTACGTCCAGTGGGTCGAGGCCCTGGACGCCATCCTGGCCGGGACTCCGGAAGCCGACCTGCGCCGCTTCTGGCGCGAGACGGCGATCCGCACCTACGGATTGACCTGA
- a CDS encoding ring-cleaving dioxygenase: MDLALGGIHHLTAVTANASGNLDFYTRVLGLRLVKKTVNQDDTSAYHLFYGDGEATPGSDITFFDWPVGPARRGTHSIVRTAFRVAPDSLGWWRDRLTGLGVPTGDVAERRGRPSLTFEDPEGQRLELVADDASVAHPWSRSPVPGEHQLRGLGRITLSVPDLAPTEVLLTRVMAMTRGAEHRDADFTGPVHVFTMGPGGAGAELNVAVEPDLPPARDGAGGVHHVAFRTPDYDGLRGWTDRVRGFRVPSSGEVERYYFRSLYFREPNGILFEIATDIPGFAADEPMETLGEALSLPPFLEPRRASIEANLKPL; encoded by the coding sequence ATGGACCTCGCATTGGGCGGAATTCATCACCTTACGGCGGTGACCGCGAACGCATCCGGCAATCTCGACTTCTACACCCGCGTGCTCGGCCTGAGGCTGGTCAAGAAGACCGTCAACCAGGACGACACCAGCGCCTACCATCTCTTCTACGGCGACGGGGAGGCGACCCCCGGCTCGGACATCACCTTCTTCGACTGGCCGGTCGGCCCGGCGCGGCGCGGCACGCACTCGATCGTGCGGACCGCCTTCCGGGTGGCGCCGGACAGCCTGGGCTGGTGGCGCGACCGGCTGACCGGTCTCGGCGTCCCCACCGGGGACGTCGCCGAGCGGCGGGGCCGGCCCTCGCTGACCTTCGAGGACCCGGAGGGGCAGCGGCTGGAGCTGGTGGCGGACGACGCCTCCGTGGCGCATCCCTGGTCGCGCAGCCCGGTGCCGGGCGAGCACCAGCTGCGCGGGCTCGGGCGGATCACGCTCAGCGTCCCGGACTTGGCGCCGACCGAGGTGCTGCTGACCCGCGTCATGGCGATGACGCGCGGGGCGGAACACCGGGACGCCGACTTCACGGGGCCGGTGCACGTCTTCACCATGGGGCCGGGCGGCGCCGGGGCGGAGCTCAACGTGGCGGTCGAACCGGACCTGCCGCCGGCGCGCGACGGGGCGGGCGGCGTCCATCACGTCGCGTTCCGGACACCCGACTACGATGGCCTCCGGGGCTGGACCGACCGCGTGCGCGGCTTCCGCGTGCCGTCCTCGGGCGAGGTCGAGCGCTACTACTTCCGCTCGCTCTACTTCCGGGAGCCGAACGGCATCTTGTTCGAGATCGCCACGGACATTCCCGGCTTCGCGGCCGACGAGCCGATGGAGACGCTCGGGGAGGCACTGTCGCTGCCGCCGTTCCTGGAGCCGCGGCGGGCCTCGATCGAGGCGAACCTCAAGCCGCTCTGA
- a CDS encoding trimethylamine methyltransferase family protein, translated as MTDMPEAGAREGRRGREARRAARSARSGVSVPYITRNLPLTEVLSEEGLALIEHNAETLMEEIGLEFRDYPAALERFRQAGCDVRGERVHFPRGLARSLIRTAPQDYVQHARNPERSVHIGGKDTVFAPVYGSPFVHDLDQGRRYGTIEDFRNFVKLAYQSPFMHHSGGTVCEPVDLPVNKRHLDMVYAHMRYSDKPFMGSVTHPERAKDTVAMAEILFGAEFLQSNTVVTSLINANSPLVWDATMLGSAEAYARANQACIITPFILSGAMSPVTVAGTLTQVLAEVLAGVSFTQLVRPGAPVIFGTFVSTLSMQSGAPTFGTPEASLAIYGAAQLARRMKLPFRTGGSLCASKVPDAQAAYESAQTLIPTIHAGTNFVLHAAGWMEGGLASSYEKFVMDCDQLGMMHVLAKGIDLSDNGQALAAFREVPPGGHFLGCAHTQANFETAFYRSGIADNNSVEQWMAEGSQDAAQRANKIWKKMLADYEAPPLDPGIDEALQAFMAKKKASMPDATH; from the coding sequence ATGACCGACATGCCCGAAGCCGGTGCCCGCGAGGGCCGCCGCGGACGCGAGGCTCGCCGCGCCGCCCGTTCGGCCCGGTCCGGCGTGTCGGTGCCCTACATCACCCGCAACCTGCCGCTGACCGAAGTCCTCTCCGAGGAGGGGCTCGCCCTCATCGAGCACAATGCCGAGACCCTGATGGAGGAGATCGGCCTCGAGTTCCGCGACTATCCCGCCGCGCTCGAGCGCTTCCGCCAGGCCGGCTGCGACGTCCGCGGCGAACGCGTGCATTTTCCCCGCGGCCTCGCCCGCAGCCTGATCCGCACCGCGCCGCAGGACTACGTCCAGCACGCCCGCAACCCCGAGCGCAGCGTCCACATCGGCGGCAAGGACACCGTCTTCGCCCCGGTCTACGGCTCGCCTTTCGTGCACGACCTCGACCAGGGCCGCCGCTACGGCACCATCGAGGACTTCCGCAACTTCGTGAAGCTCGCCTACCAGAGCCCCTTCATGCACCATTCGGGCGGCACGGTGTGCGAGCCCGTCGACCTGCCGGTGAACAAGCGCCACCTGGACATGGTCTACGCGCATATGCGCTATTCCGATAAGCCGTTCATGGGCTCGGTCACGCATCCGGAGCGGGCGAAGGACACGGTCGCGATGGCCGAGATCTTGTTCGGCGCGGAGTTCCTCCAGTCGAACACGGTGGTCACCTCGCTCATCAACGCCAATTCGCCGCTCGTCTGGGACGCCACCATGCTGGGCTCGGCCGAGGCCTACGCCCGCGCCAACCAGGCCTGCATCATCACCCCCTTCATCCTGTCAGGCGCCATGAGCCCGGTGACGGTCGCCGGCACGCTGACGCAGGTCCTCGCCGAGGTGCTCGCCGGCGTCAGCTTCACCCAGCTCGTCCGCCCGGGCGCGCCGGTCATCTTCGGCACCTTCGTGTCGACCCTCTCCATGCAGTCCGGCGCCCCCACCTTCGGCACCCCCGAGGCCAGCCTCGCGATCTACGGCGCCGCCCAGCTCGCCCGCCGCATGAAGCTTCCCTTCCGCACCGGCGGCTCCCTCTGCGCCTCCAAGGTCCCCGACGCCCAGGCCGCCTACGAGAGCGCCCAGACCCTGATTCCGACCATCCACGCGGGCACCAATTTCGTGCTCCACGCCGCCGGCTGGATGGAGGGCGGCCTTGCCTCGTCCTACGAGAAGTTCGTCATGGACTGCGACCAGCTCGGCATGATGCACGTGCTGGCCAAGGGCATCGACCTCTCGGACAACGGCCAGGCGCTCGCGGCCTTCCGCGAGGTCCCCCCCGGCGGCCACTTCCTCGGCTGCGCCCACACCCAGGCGAACTTCGAGACCGCCTTCTACCGCTCCGGCATCGCCGACAACAATTCGGTCGAGCAGTGGATGGCCGAGGGCAGCCAGGACGCCGCCCAGCGCGCCAACAAGATCTGGAAGAAGATGCTCGCCGACTACGAGGCCCCGCCGCTCGACCCGGGCATCGACGAGGCCCTGCAGGCCTTCATGGCGAAGAAGAAGGCGAGCATGCCCGACGCGACGCACTGA
- a CDS encoding MgtC/SapB family protein yields the protein MPDLVLPDLFVRLSLALAIGFLVGVERGWKDRAEVEGGRTAGLRTFSLVGLSGGLAGALHSVGLGPAAILVLGGGAIGAVLLFKWRESAADGSHSVTTPVAAVVVFGLGVLAVLGDMRAAAAAGVATAALLALKPVLHGWLRRLTWTELRASLVLLAMTVIVLPILPDRTLDPWNALNPHDVWAMTVLIAALSFAGYIAVKLAGESRGILFAGAAGGLVSSTVVTLDNGRRAAEAPALAALLASGTAAAGAVSVFKVLSIALLLAPGLAPMLGPALGGAGAAFLAGAAVLYRRSAAPAPAQADRNGFANPFEPLAAFRFGLLLAGVLAVSKILADNAGPAGYLAFAALSGFADIDAVVLSAGRMAGTSLTMDTAAAAILCAVGANIVMKTVYAFWIGGRGYGRLILAVSLAAAGLGAVLFRVFAPVL from the coding sequence ATGCCCGACCTCGTCCTTCCCGACCTGTTCGTCCGACTGTCCCTCGCGCTCGCCATCGGTTTCTTGGTCGGCGTCGAGCGCGGCTGGAAGGATCGCGCCGAGGTCGAAGGCGGACGCACCGCGGGCCTGCGCACCTTCTCGCTGGTCGGCCTCTCCGGCGGGCTCGCCGGGGCCCTCCACAGCGTCGGCCTCGGCCCCGCCGCGATCCTGGTCCTGGGCGGCGGCGCGATCGGCGCGGTGCTGCTGTTCAAGTGGCGCGAAAGCGCGGCGGACGGATCCCATTCGGTGACCACGCCGGTCGCCGCCGTGGTCGTGTTCGGCCTCGGCGTCCTTGCCGTGCTGGGCGACATGAGGGCCGCCGCTGCCGCCGGCGTCGCCACGGCCGCGCTCCTGGCCCTGAAGCCGGTCCTGCACGGCTGGCTGCGCCGGCTGACCTGGACGGAACTCCGCGCGAGCCTCGTCCTCCTCGCCATGACGGTCATCGTCCTGCCGATCCTGCCGGACCGCACGCTGGATCCCTGGAACGCGCTCAACCCGCACGACGTCTGGGCCATGACGGTGCTGATCGCCGCGCTGTCCTTCGCGGGCTACATCGCCGTCAAGCTGGCGGGCGAATCACGCGGGATCCTGTTCGCCGGCGCGGCCGGCGGCCTCGTCTCCTCGACCGTCGTGACCCTCGACAACGGCCGCCGCGCCGCGGAGGCGCCCGCCCTGGCCGCGCTTCTCGCGTCCGGCACGGCGGCGGCCGGCGCGGTCTCGGTCTTCAAGGTACTCTCCATCGCGCTGCTGCTCGCGCCCGGACTGGCGCCGATGCTCGGACCGGCGCTCGGCGGCGCCGGAGCGGCCTTCCTGGCCGGCGCCGCCGTCCTCTACCGCCGCAGCGCCGCGCCCGCGCCCGCGCAGGCCGACCGGAACGGCTTCGCCAACCCGTTCGAGCCCCTAGCCGCCTTCCGGTTCGGCCTCTTGCTCGCCGGCGTGCTGGCCGTCTCCAAGATCCTCGCCGACAACGCCGGCCCGGCCGGATACCTCGCCTTCGCGGCCCTGTCCGGCTTCGCCGACATCGACGCCGTGGTGCTCTCGGCCGGCCGGATGGCGGGGACGTCCCTGACGATGGATACCGCCGCCGCCGCGATCCTCTGCGCGGTCGGGGCCAATATCGTGATGAAGACCGTCTATGCCTTCTGGATCGGGGGCAGGGGCTACGGCCGCCTGATCCTCGCCGTTTCGCTGGCTGCGGCCGGGCTCGGCGCGGTCCTGTTCCGGGTCTTCGCCCCGGTCCTGTGA
- a CDS encoding DUF1109 domain-containing protein: MRTEDLISTLAAAHGPVDRHRTRRLVLGAALVSFAVAGVAVVLRLGARPDLMQILAEPRAAAKLIFAVGAVLAALWSVLRLSRPGAELSETAAVLALPFAFVLSLAALELSWSPPEAWPALVFGASWSYCLTSIPLYAVLPFALLVLTLREAAPTDLRGAGFATGVLAGSLATLAYELHCTEDAMPFVAAWYAGTIVAIGVLGALVVPRVVRW, translated from the coding sequence GTGCGCACCGAAGACCTGATCTCGACCCTCGCCGCCGCCCACGGGCCGGTCGACCGGCACCGCACCCGCCGCCTGGTGCTCGGTGCCGCGCTGGTCTCCTTCGCGGTCGCGGGCGTCGCGGTCGTGCTGCGTCTCGGTGCCCGGCCCGACCTCATGCAGATCCTGGCCGAGCCGCGCGCCGCCGCCAAGCTTATCTTCGCCGTCGGCGCGGTCCTCGCCGCCCTCTGGTCCGTGCTGCGTTTGTCGCGGCCCGGCGCCGAGCTCTCCGAGACCGCCGCCGTCCTGGCGCTTCCCTTCGCTTTCGTGCTGAGCCTCGCCGCCCTGGAACTCTCCTGGAGCCCGCCCGAGGCCTGGCCGGCGCTCGTCTTCGGCGCGAGCTGGAGCTACTGCCTCACCTCGATCCCGCTCTACGCCGTCCTGCCCTTTGCCCTCCTCGTGCTGACGCTGCGCGAGGCCGCGCCCACGGACCTGCGCGGCGCCGGCTTCGCCACCGGCGTTCTCGCCGGCAGCCTCGCCACGCTCGCCTACGAACTGCACTGCACCGAGGACGCCATGCCCTTCGTGGCGGCCTGGTACGCCGGGACGATCGTCGCCATCGGGGTCCTCGGCGCGCTAGTCGTGCCCCGCGTCGTGCGCTGGTGA